In a single window of the Amycolatopsis sp. cg5 genome:
- a CDS encoding cytochrome c biogenesis protein ResB, with protein sequence MTTTEERPAYSAPKLAFLRNAWRGLTSMRTALVLLFLLALAALPGALLPQRTLNAPKTEAYITAHGWWGALLDRAQFFEVYGSVWFSAIYLLLMISLVGCLTPRSFEYVKSMRAKPVLTPRNLARMPHYTRFVTERTPDEVFADSRKRLGRWRIAEHGDSLSAEKGYLRETGNLVFHFGMLGLIVFFALGKMFGYEGQVIVQANGKDQFCNSGIYAYDAFNAGLRVDGTDLNPFCVKVNDFTAKYTDIGQPIQYSADVEYQTAGDLSTWKPYRLEVNSPLRTGGERLYLLGYGYSPTFTVTYPDGTSRTQTIQWRPVNEQTKLSEGATKFDPPGITDPAVRRTKQLAITGLLAPTAFLHGNVLTSARPELDKPAVAIDVLRGDIGTDNGKGQSIFEVDQSLINDGRLKKVARKNLEVGQDVALDDGTKIRFDGARPWVSLQVSHDPTQGYVLVCAIAMLLGLGASLLVKRRRVWVRATPGGEGEAGTVVEVAGLARTDQAGYGEEFTRITRELGKGS encoded by the coding sequence CGCAACGCCTGGCGTGGGCTCACGTCGATGCGTACCGCGCTGGTGCTGCTGTTCCTGCTCGCGCTCGCGGCGCTGCCTGGCGCCTTGCTGCCGCAGCGCACGCTCAACGCGCCCAAGACCGAGGCGTACATCACCGCGCACGGCTGGTGGGGTGCGCTGCTCGACCGCGCGCAGTTCTTCGAGGTGTACGGCAGCGTCTGGTTTTCGGCGATCTACCTGCTGCTGATGATCTCGCTCGTCGGCTGCCTGACGCCGCGCAGCTTCGAGTACGTGAAGTCGATGCGGGCGAAGCCGGTGCTGACGCCGCGCAATCTCGCGCGGATGCCGCACTACACGCGGTTCGTCACCGAGCGGACGCCGGACGAGGTGTTCGCCGACAGCCGGAAACGGTTGGGGCGCTGGCGGATCGCCGAGCACGGCGACAGTCTCTCCGCCGAGAAGGGCTATCTGCGCGAGACCGGGAACCTGGTGTTCCACTTCGGGATGCTCGGGCTGATCGTGTTCTTCGCGCTGGGCAAGATGTTCGGCTACGAGGGCCAGGTCATCGTGCAGGCCAACGGGAAAGACCAGTTCTGCAACTCCGGCATCTACGCCTACGACGCCTTCAACGCCGGCCTGCGTGTCGACGGGACCGACCTGAATCCCTTCTGTGTCAAGGTGAACGACTTCACCGCGAAGTACACCGACATCGGCCAGCCGATCCAGTACTCGGCGGACGTCGAATACCAGACCGCGGGTGACCTGAGCACCTGGAAGCCTTACCGCCTCGAGGTCAACTCGCCGCTGCGCACCGGCGGCGAGCGGCTTTACCTGCTCGGGTACGGGTATTCGCCGACGTTCACCGTCACCTACCCCGACGGCACCAGCCGCACGCAGACCATCCAGTGGCGGCCGGTGAACGAGCAGACCAAGCTCTCCGAGGGCGCGACCAAGTTCGACCCGCCTGGCATCACCGACCCGGCCGTGCGGCGCACCAAGCAGCTCGCGATCACCGGGCTGCTCGCGCCGACCGCGTTCCTGCACGGCAACGTGCTCACCTCGGCGCGGCCGGAGCTGGACAAGCCCGCCGTCGCCATCGACGTGCTGCGCGGCGACATCGGCACCGACAACGGCAAGGGGCAGTCGATCTTCGAGGTCGACCAGTCGCTGATCAACGACGGCAGGCTGAAGAAGGTCGCGCGCAAGAACCTCGAAGTCGGCCAGGACGTGGCGCTCGACGACGGCACCAAGATCCGCTTCGACGGCGCCCGCCCGTGGGTCTCGCTGCAGGTCTCGCACGACCCGACGCAGGGCTACGTGCTCGTCTGCGCGATCGCCATGCTGCTCGGTCTCGGCGCGTCTTTGCTGGTCAAGCGGCGGCGGGTGTGGGTACGGGCGACACCGGGCGGCGAGGGCGAGGCAGGTACCGTGGTCGAGGTCGCCGGGCTCGCCCGCACCGACCAAGCGGGCTACGGCGAGGAGTTCACCCGGATCACCCGGGAGTTGGGTAAGGGGTCCTGA
- the ccsB gene encoding c-type cytochrome biogenesis protein CcsB, which translates to MPINETLSQYSDWSYTTAAAIYVLALVFFLIEQSFGAKGRAAAERAKQKVLVGAGGPSVTETPGVISTPPQTGRAERIGRMGAALLVLGALLHLSAIVLRGLATHRAPWGNMYEYGMATMFVAVVTWLVVIKKFPVRHLSGFMLLPVVILMFVNGTMLYTIAAPVQPALQSYWLIIHVSAAILSSGAFLVPGVASVLYLFRTAHDSNPAKFPKFGPKLPEADVLDRIAYRTTIICFPIFTFGVLCGAVWAEAAWGRFWGWDPKETVAFIAWVIYAAYLHSRATAGWRGKRAAVINVVGFSATVFNLFFVNLVTAGLHSYAGVG; encoded by the coding sequence ATGCCGATCAACGAGACGCTGTCGCAGTACAGCGACTGGTCGTACACCACGGCGGCGGCGATTTACGTGCTGGCGCTGGTGTTCTTCCTCATCGAGCAGTCGTTCGGCGCCAAGGGCCGTGCCGCCGCCGAGCGCGCGAAGCAGAAGGTGCTGGTCGGCGCCGGTGGCCCGTCGGTCACCGAGACCCCCGGTGTGATCTCCACCCCGCCGCAGACCGGCCGCGCGGAGCGGATCGGGCGGATGGGCGCCGCGCTCCTCGTGCTCGGCGCGCTGCTGCACCTGAGCGCGATCGTGCTGCGCGGGCTCGCGACGCACCGCGCGCCGTGGGGCAACATGTACGAGTACGGCATGGCGACCATGTTCGTCGCGGTCGTCACCTGGCTGGTGGTGATCAAGAAGTTCCCGGTGCGGCACCTGTCGGGGTTCATGCTGCTGCCGGTCGTGATCCTGATGTTCGTCAACGGCACGATGCTGTACACGATCGCCGCGCCGGTCCAGCCCGCGCTGCAGTCGTACTGGCTGATCATCCACGTCTCCGCGGCCATCCTGTCCTCCGGCGCGTTCCTGGTGCCCGGGGTGGCCAGCGTGCTCTACCTGTTCCGGACCGCGCACGACAGCAACCCGGCGAAGTTCCCCAAGTTCGGCCCGAAGCTGCCCGAGGCCGACGTGCTCGACCGGATCGCGTACCGGACGACGATCATCTGCTTCCCGATCTTCACCTTCGGCGTGCTCTGCGGCGCCGTCTGGGCCGAGGCCGCGTGGGGCCGGTTCTGGGGCTGGGACCCCAAGGAGACAGTCGCCTTCATCGCCTGGGTCATCTACGCCGCGTACCTGCACTCCCGCGCGACCGCCGGCTGGCGCGGCAAGCGCGCCGCGGTGATCAACGTGGTCGGCTTCTCGGCGACCGTCTTCAACCTGTTCTTCGTCAACCTGGTCACGGCGGGGCTGCACTCCTACGCCGGGGTCGGCTGA
- a CDS encoding AAA family ATPase: MTGPSEEPTQGPAEPAESTSAEPMFSEDRTDSTPHPNSGGYQVNPATSGPHQVNPSSSGPHQVNPNMSGPYQVNPNVSGPYPVPQYDQNLPPLHPQAQAQQYQQQPGQLPQPQHGRHAMNGGADLSTAHLVKQVKRRPQSGWRKAVYVGSGKLINPGESPADTKRRELIGRVNQPLRGCYKIAMLSLKGGVGKTTTTTTLGSTFASLRGDRVVAVDANPDRGTLSQKIPIETTATVRHLLRDADRITRYSDVRSYTSQGSSRLEILASEQDPAVSEAFSEEDYRRTVNLLEHFYNIVLTDCGTGLMHSAMKGVLDVADSLVIVSSGSVDGARSASATLDWLEAHGYGELVKRSVAVINSVRPKGGSVDLDKLSAHFGARVRAVCRIPFDPHLEEGAEIELDRLNPDTRLGLLELAATVADGFAGPQQQYR; the protein is encoded by the coding sequence GTGACCGGACCCAGCGAAGAGCCGACCCAGGGGCCCGCCGAACCGGCAGAGTCCACCTCGGCGGAACCGATGTTCTCCGAGGACCGGACCGACTCCACGCCGCACCCGAACTCCGGCGGTTACCAGGTCAACCCGGCCACCTCAGGCCCGCACCAGGTCAATCCCAGCAGCTCGGGACCGCACCAGGTCAACCCGAACATGTCCGGGCCCTACCAGGTGAACCCCAACGTCTCCGGCCCGTACCCGGTGCCGCAGTACGACCAGAACCTGCCGCCGTTGCACCCGCAGGCCCAGGCGCAGCAGTACCAGCAGCAGCCCGGTCAGCTGCCGCAGCCGCAGCACGGGCGGCACGCCATGAACGGCGGCGCCGACCTGTCCACCGCGCACCTGGTCAAGCAGGTCAAGCGCCGCCCGCAGTCGGGCTGGCGCAAGGCGGTCTACGTCGGCTCCGGCAAGCTGATCAACCCGGGTGAGAGCCCGGCGGACACGAAGCGTCGCGAGCTGATCGGCCGGGTCAACCAGCCGCTGCGTGGCTGCTACAAGATCGCGATGCTGAGCCTCAAGGGCGGCGTCGGCAAGACCACCACCACCACCACGCTCGGCTCGACGTTCGCCTCGCTGCGCGGTGACCGCGTGGTCGCCGTCGACGCGAACCCCGACCGCGGCACGCTGTCGCAGAAGATCCCGATCGAGACCACCGCGACCGTGCGGCACCTGCTGCGCGACGCGGACCGGATCACCCGCTACAGCGACGTCCGCTCGTACACCTCGCAGGGCTCCAGCAGGCTTGAGATCCTCGCCAGCGAGCAGGATCCGGCCGTGTCGGAGGCGTTCTCCGAGGAGGACTACCGGCGCACGGTCAACCTGCTTGAGCACTTCTACAACATCGTGCTCACCGACTGCGGCACCGGCTTGATGCACTCGGCGATGAAGGGCGTCCTCGACGTCGCGGACTCGCTGGTGATCGTCTCGTCCGGTTCGGTGGACGGCGCGCGCAGCGCTTCGGCGACGCTGGACTGGCTGGAGGCGCACGGCTACGGCGAGCTGGTCAAACGCTCGGTCGCGGTGATCAACTCGGTGCGTCCCAAGGGCGGCTCCGTCGACCTGGACAAGCTCTCCGCGCACTTCGGCGCGCGGGTGCGCGCGGTGTGCCGCATCCCGTTCGACCCGCACCTCGAAGAGGGCGCGGAGATCGAGCTGGACCGGCTGAACCCGGACACCAGGCTCGGGCTGCTCGAACTGGCCGCGACCGTCGCGGACGGCTTCGCGGGCCCCCAGCAGCAGTACCGCTGA
- a CDS encoding BldC family transcriptional regulator, with amino-acid sequence MTATMGGRLLTPGEVAALFRVDPKTVTRWATAGRIGSIRTPGGHRRFRESEVNELLAELTTDASEPTRKI; translated from the coding sequence ATGACCGCGACCATGGGAGGACGACTCCTCACGCCGGGCGAAGTCGCCGCGTTGTTCCGAGTCGACCCGAAGACCGTGACCCGGTGGGCGACCGCCGGCCGCATCGGCTCCATCCGGACCCCTGGGGGCCACCGGAGGTTCCGCGAGTCCGAGGTCAACGAGCTACTGGCCGAGCTCACCACCGACGCGAGCGAGCCCACCCGCAAGATCTGA
- a CDS encoding Lrp/AsnC family transcriptional regulator — protein sequence MDSLDRKIIAALRVNGRATYADLGRSVGLSASSVHERVGKLEAAGVITGYHAVVNPSAVGLGVTALVGIQPTDTAEDDDVAEALSQLDEVESCYAVAGDEAFVVKVRVSTVDDLERALSRLRRIAGVARTRTTVVLSTRFEGRANNASLDSPSVNSGA from the coding sequence GTGGATTCCCTGGATCGGAAGATCATCGCGGCGCTGCGGGTCAACGGACGAGCGACTTATGCCGACCTCGGCAGATCCGTGGGGCTGTCCGCGTCGTCGGTGCACGAGCGGGTCGGGAAGCTCGAAGCCGCCGGCGTCATCACCGGCTACCACGCCGTCGTGAACCCCAGCGCCGTCGGACTCGGCGTCACCGCGCTGGTCGGCATCCAGCCGACCGACACGGCGGAGGACGACGACGTCGCCGAGGCGCTCAGCCAGCTCGACGAGGTCGAAAGCTGCTACGCCGTGGCAGGCGACGAGGCCTTCGTGGTCAAGGTGCGGGTTTCGACCGTGGACGACCTGGAACGCGCGCTCAGCAGGCTGCGCCGGATCGCCGGGGTCGCACGCACGCGCACGACGGTCGTGCTGTCCACCCGGTTCGAGGGCAGGGCGAACAACGCCAGCCTCGACAGCCCGAGCGTGAACAGCGGCGCGTAA
- a CDS encoding DUF4229 domain-containing protein, with the protein MSTDHLYRDLTLYMFARFALVAVIAAPLALANVPVLVALVVGIIAGLPLGMLLLRPLNARVTAGLAKRNEKRATERAKLRAQLRGDS; encoded by the coding sequence GTGAGCACAGATCACCTGTACCGCGACCTGACTCTGTACATGTTCGCCCGGTTCGCGCTGGTCGCCGTCATCGCCGCGCCGCTCGCGCTGGCGAACGTGCCGGTGCTGGTCGCGCTGGTGGTCGGCATCATCGCCGGGCTGCCGCTCGGGATGCTGCTGCTCCGCCCGCTCAACGCGCGGGTGACCGCCGGGCTGGCCAAGCGCAACGAGAAGCGCGCCACCGAGCGCGCGAAGCTACGCGCGCAGCTGCGGGGTGACTCGTGA
- a CDS encoding PLP-dependent cysteine synthase family protein yields MRLNRRSWVREAVRIIEADANRSADTHLHVFPLPPDWGIDLYLKDESVHPTGSLKHRLARSLLLYGLVNGMIGPETVLIEASSGSTAVSEAYFARMLGLKFVTVVPRKTSPEKVALIEFYGGQCHFVDTPAAMYTEAERLASECNGHYLDQFTYAERATDWRGNNNIAESVYAQMVSERHPIPSWIVVGAGTGGTSATFGRYVRYRRHPTKIAVVDPENSSFYGAWETGALDYGTGMPSRIEGIGRPRCEPSFVPTVIDEMIQVPDAGSLAAIRLLRQRTGHWAGGSTGTNLYGAFQLISRMLDEGQAGSVVTLLCDGGERYANTYYNDEWLTEQNLDIAPYQAKFEKFLTSGTFSADE; encoded by the coding sequence GTGAGGCTCAACCGCCGCAGCTGGGTCCGCGAGGCCGTCCGGATCATCGAGGCCGACGCCAACCGCAGCGCCGACACGCACCTGCACGTCTTCCCGCTGCCGCCGGACTGGGGCATCGACCTGTACCTCAAGGACGAGTCCGTCCACCCGACCGGCTCGCTCAAGCACCGGCTCGCCCGCTCGCTGCTGCTCTACGGGCTCGTCAACGGCATGATCGGCCCGGAGACCGTGCTCATCGAGGCCTCCAGCGGCTCGACGGCGGTGTCCGAGGCCTACTTCGCGCGGATGCTCGGGCTGAAGTTCGTCACCGTGGTGCCGCGCAAGACCAGCCCGGAGAAGGTCGCGCTCATCGAGTTCTACGGCGGGCAGTGTCACTTCGTCGACACCCCGGCCGCGATGTACACCGAGGCCGAGCGCCTCGCGTCGGAGTGCAACGGGCACTACCTCGACCAGTTCACCTACGCCGAGCGCGCGACGGACTGGCGCGGCAACAACAACATCGCCGAGTCGGTCTACGCGCAGATGGTGTCCGAGCGGCACCCGATCCCGTCGTGGATCGTCGTCGGCGCCGGCACCGGCGGCACCAGCGCCACCTTCGGCCGGTACGTCCGCTATCGCAGGCACCCCACGAAGATCGCCGTCGTCGACCCGGAGAACTCGTCGTTCTACGGCGCGTGGGAGACCGGCGCGCTCGACTACGGCACCGGGATGCCGTCGCGCATCGAGGGCATCGGACGGCCGCGCTGTGAACCGTCGTTCGTCCCGACCGTGATCGACGAGATGATCCAGGTGCCCGACGCCGGGTCGCTGGCGGCCATTAGGCTGCTGCGCCAGCGCACGGGGCACTGGGCGGGCGGTTCGACGGGAACCAACCTCTACGGCGCCTTCCAGCTCATCTCGCGCATGCTCGACGAAGGCCAGGCGGGCAGCGTCGTGACGCTGCTGTGCGACGGCGGCGAGCGGTACGCCAACACGTACTACAACGACGAGTGGCTGACCGAGCAGAACCTCGACATCGCGCCCTACCAGGCGAAGTTCGAGAAGTTCCTGACCAGCGGGACGTTCTCAGCCGACGAATAG
- a CDS encoding 1,4-dihydroxy-2-naphthoate polyprenyltransferase, translated as MATVSEWIEGARPRTLPNAVAPVVAGAGAAAALDAFSWWRSLLALFVALALIVGVNYANDYSDGVRGTDDNRVGPLRLVGSGKAKPKAVLAAALGSLALSGVLGLLTVVLTGRWLLLVIGGASILGAWFYTGGKKPYGYYGFGEIAVFVFFGLAGVLGTVYVQSERLSWAALACAVAVGCFSSGVLVANNLRDIPTDIEAGKRTLATRLGDQGTRRLYLTLVAIPYVMTVALWFSYPVTLLALLSAPLLIKSVQAIRTDAQGRALIPALRDTGLAMLAWAVLTTVGLFVG; from the coding sequence ATGGCGACAGTGAGTGAGTGGATCGAAGGGGCACGCCCGCGGACGTTGCCGAACGCCGTGGCCCCCGTGGTCGCCGGAGCCGGCGCCGCCGCCGCGCTGGACGCCTTCTCCTGGTGGCGCTCGCTGCTCGCGCTCTTCGTCGCGCTGGCGCTGATCGTCGGCGTCAACTACGCCAACGACTACTCCGACGGCGTCCGCGGCACCGACGACAACCGCGTCGGGCCGCTGCGCCTGGTCGGCTCCGGCAAGGCCAAGCCGAAAGCCGTGCTGGCGGCCGCGCTCGGCTCGCTCGCGCTGTCCGGCGTGCTCGGCCTGCTCACGGTCGTGCTGACCGGCCGCTGGCTGCTGCTGGTCATCGGCGGCGCGAGCATCCTCGGCGCCTGGTTCTACACCGGCGGCAAGAAGCCGTACGGCTACTACGGCTTCGGCGAGATCGCCGTGTTCGTCTTCTTCGGGCTCGCCGGCGTGCTCGGCACGGTCTACGTCCAGTCGGAGCGGCTCAGCTGGGCCGCGCTCGCCTGCGCGGTCGCGGTCGGCTGCTTCTCGAGCGGCGTGCTGGTCGCCAACAACCTGCGCGACATCCCCACCGACATCGAGGCCGGCAAGCGGACACTGGCCACCCGCCTCGGCGACCAGGGCACCCGCCGTCTTTACCTGACGCTGGTGGCCATCCCGTACGTGATGACCGTCGCGCTGTGGTTCTCGTACCCGGTGACGCTGCTCGCGCTGCTCAGCGCGCCGCTGCTGATCAAGTCCGTACAGGCGATCCGGACGGACGCGCAGGGCCGCGCGCTGATCCCGGCGCTGCGTGACACCGGGCTCGCCATGCTCGCCTGGGCCGTCCTGACGACCGTCGGCCTATTCGTCGGCTGA